A region from the Pyrinomonadaceae bacterium genome encodes:
- a CDS encoding alpha/beta hydrolase, with the protein MKIAICTTLAILTFLVLDSTSSFARKANSTLDSERPAIFAGRALADTKFHGVYQIDAAHQLVIANCDHSFRGQEPNLLCFLYPPTGRIGVLRRTTETSFTYGASGPAGGKSNFLGEINFLLTTDGSVIGMHWREGAAFPVFAKATNSIRFEEVTFTNRRVKLAGRLTLPITPGPHPAVVMIQGSGAGGRDYAYYGLLATHLARQGVAVLTYDKRGYGSSLGPSWSNAGIEELADDARAAVNYLKRRPDTIANRIGLYGHSQGGFIAPLVPARGTDVAFVCLLAPPATNTWDQELNEAENDMRSRGFSEADVADALDSMRLMFRVAATGREWEALSRAVQKARSAKWWGVVELSSSERDLARWRQTAYDPRAALEKLRTPVLAMFGELDGVVPPKQNLPLWERYLRAAGNKDFTLRTVRAANHGLLQVKDGGAGHIPDNYSEENPTQLASGVLQDITQWIASRSGLRVSPSDLKATAGQETAAPVSLLDQEKLIGTYAIGAKETAVVYKFGDFLMLQDFNTGRTGGLFPAPDKPNVYNLVAHGPRTSPVKVAFEQTAEGSRIILREPDRPERSGSQIELKQEEVTFRNGDTTLAGTLITPASKGPHPAIVFVHGGGAATRRGFLTWAMLFARHGIAALAYDKRGTGKSTGDFRTSRYEDLAGDVLAGVRLLKSRADIRLKDIGLLGTSQGPWVMGIAATSEKDLAFLVTSSGGPITPALQETYRRLWLVRDAGHSAEEIKQAEEVLGKYFPYLRSNGKEGAIEVSRLWQAHKDKPWFKLLDLPASDPTVGEWPAARRSFAAELFFDPVVHYRQLRLPILALLGEADKVVPAQETIAVFKRTLPEMGKGQLTIEVFPGANHDFTLPPAPGDIPRTAPGYFDKMVSWVKQQVKVVANQP; encoded by the coding sequence GTGAAGATCGCCATTTGTACGACTCTCGCCATCCTGACTTTCCTGGTTTTAGACAGCACATCGTCGTTTGCCCGAAAAGCAAATAGCACACTCGATAGTGAGCGCCCCGCAATCTTTGCCGGGCGCGCACTGGCAGACACAAAGTTCCACGGCGTGTACCAAATTGATGCCGCGCACCAGCTGGTGATCGCCAACTGCGATCACAGCTTCCGCGGACAAGAGCCTAACCTTCTCTGCTTTCTGTATCCTCCGACTGGGCGCATAGGTGTTTTGCGGCGCACTACGGAAACCTCCTTTACATACGGCGCGAGTGGACCGGCAGGTGGAAAAAGCAATTTCTTGGGGGAAATCAATTTCTTGCTTACGACGGATGGAAGCGTCATCGGGATGCACTGGCGCGAAGGGGCCGCTTTTCCGGTGTTCGCAAAAGCAACTAATAGCATCCGCTTCGAAGAGGTCACCTTCACTAACCGCCGCGTGAAGCTGGCCGGAAGACTAACGCTGCCCATCACCCCGGGACCGCACCCGGCGGTGGTGATGATTCAGGGCTCGGGCGCGGGTGGCCGCGACTACGCTTATTACGGTCTGTTGGCAACCCACCTCGCCCGGCAGGGGGTGGCGGTGCTCACTTACGATAAACGCGGCTACGGATCTTCCCTGGGACCGAGTTGGAGTAATGCTGGGATTGAGGAGTTGGCAGACGACGCGCGCGCGGCCGTGAATTACCTTAAGCGGCGTCCGGACACGATCGCTAACCGGATCGGACTTTATGGTCACAGCCAGGGTGGCTTTATCGCGCCGCTCGTACCTGCGCGCGGCACTGACGTCGCCTTCGTCTGTCTGCTCGCGCCACCGGCAACTAACACCTGGGACCAGGAACTCAACGAGGCCGAGAACGATATGCGCAGTCGCGGTTTTTCCGAAGCCGACGTAGCTGACGCGCTTGACTCAATGAGACTGATGTTTCGCGTCGCAGCAACTGGTCGTGAGTGGGAAGCCTTAAGTCGGGCAGTGCAAAAGGCGCGTTCGGCAAAATGGTGGGGTGTGGTGGAACTCAGTTCATCCGAGCGTGACCTGGCGCGTTGGCGGCAAACTGCCTATGACCCGCGCGCAGCACTCGAAAAACTAAGGACGCCCGTACTGGCCATGTTCGGAGAATTAGATGGGGTGGTGCCGCCCAAACAAAATTTGCCTCTGTGGGAGCGCTACCTGCGCGCTGCGGGCAACAAGGATTTCACATTGCGCACAGTCCGAGCCGCCAATCACGGGCTGCTGCAGGTGAAAGATGGGGGAGCCGGACATATCCCGGATAACTACAGCGAGGAGAACCCGACGCAACTGGCGTCCGGAGTCCTGCAAGACATAACTCAATGGATAGCGAGTCGGAGCGGACTAAGAGTTTCGCCGTCGGATTTGAAAGCAACTGCCGGCCAGGAGACGGCAGCGCCCGTGAGTTTACTGGATCAAGAGAAACTGATCGGCACTTACGCCATTGGAGCGAAGGAAACAGCTGTGGTCTACAAGTTCGGCGATTTCCTTATGCTGCAGGACTTCAACACCGGTCGCACGGGAGGACTTTTTCCCGCGCCGGACAAACCGAACGTCTACAACCTGGTGGCCCATGGTCCGCGAACTTCTCCGGTCAAGGTGGCCTTTGAACAAACGGCCGAAGGCTCGCGCATTATTTTGCGGGAGCCGGATCGGCCTGAACGGAGTGGGAGCCAGATCGAGCTGAAACAGGAGGAGGTCACTTTTCGAAACGGCGATACGACGCTGGCCGGGACGCTGATCACGCCCGCGTCAAAGGGGCCGCACCCGGCGATTGTCTTCGTGCACGGTGGCGGAGCCGCGACCCGTCGGGGCTTCCTGACTTGGGCGATGTTGTTTGCGCGACACGGAATCGCCGCGCTCGCGTATGACAAGAGAGGAACAGGAAAATCTACCGGAGACTTTCGGACATCTCGCTACGAGGATTTGGCGGGCGACGTGTTAGCCGGCGTGCGTTTGCTCAAGTCACGCGCCGACATAAGACTGAAGGACATTGGTCTGCTCGGCACCAGCCAGGGGCCCTGGGTGATGGGGATCGCAGCAACAAGCGAGAAAGACCTTGCGTTCCTGGTCACCTCGAGCGGCGGGCCGATTACGCCGGCACTGCAGGAAACGTACCGACGCCTCTGGCTGGTCCGCGATGCGGGCCATTCAGCGGAGGAGATCAAGCAGGCCGAGGAGGTGCTCGGCAAATATTTCCCCTACCTTCGCAGCAACGGCAAAGAAGGCGCGATTGAAGTGAGCCGTTTGTGGCAGGCCCACAAAGACAAGCCCTGGTTTAAGCTGCTCGATCTTCCGGCGTCCGATCCGACAGTCGGAGAGTGGCCCGCCGCCCGGCGTAGTTTTGCGGCTGAGCTATTCTTCGACCCCGTCGTTCACTACCGCCAATTAAGGTTGCCGATCCTGGCGCTTTTAGGTGAAGCGGACAAAGTGGTTCCGGCCCAGGAGACTATCGCAGTCTTCAAGCGCACCTTGCCCGAGATGGGAAAAGGACAATTAACGATCGAGGTGTTTCCCGGAGCTAACCATGACTTCACGCTGCCGCCGGCTCCTGGCGACATCCCTCGGACCGCGCCCGGGTATTTCGACAAGATGGTCTCGTGGGTGAAGCAGCAGGTGAAGGTTGTTGCTAATCAGCCATGA
- a CDS encoding winged helix-turn-helix domain-containing protein — MQNPEHETSRSRLEDDVVIEGRIIRPQLNRIEDQGRVIQVQPKVMAVLMCLANQPGRVVTKEHLLQTVWADTHVTQHVLTRAISELRKIFHDDPESPYVIETIPKTGYRLIAELSKAHPEEDKHAARDIATGLRQNPIPAPRPRVFRQWWVLPTTLTGVGMMMVFLVFLFFLIGRIMHQH; from the coding sequence ATGCAAAACCCGGAGCATGAGACCAGCCGGAGTCGCCTTGAGGACGACGTAGTCATTGAAGGGCGGATCATCCGACCGCAGTTGAACAGAATTGAAGATCAGGGCCGAGTGATACAGGTTCAGCCCAAAGTGATGGCCGTTCTGATGTGCCTGGCCAATCAGCCGGGCCGGGTGGTGACCAAAGAGCATCTGCTCCAGACCGTCTGGGCCGACACGCATGTCACCCAACATGTGCTGACCCGCGCAATATCGGAACTCCGCAAAATCTTCCATGATGACCCTGAGAGTCCTTACGTCATAGAAACCATTCCCAAAACTGGCTACCGGCTAATCGCCGAACTTTCAAAGGCCCACCCGGAGGAAGACAAACACGCTGCGCGCGATATCGCAACCGGCTTGCGTCAAAATCCTATTCCGGCTCCGCGGCCACGGGTCTTTCGGCAGTGGTGGGTCCTGCCAACAACTCTCACCGGAGTGGGAATGATGATGGTCTTTCTGGTTTTCCTCTTTTTCTTGATCGGCAGGATCATGCATCAGCATTGA